In Pirellulales bacterium, one DNA window encodes the following:
- a CDS encoding dihydropteroate synthase: protein MGIVNVTPDSFSDGGKYFDPARAIDQALRLAAEGAAVLDIGGESTRPYSDPVSGEEERRRVIPVIEAVCRQTKTPVSVDTSKALVAREALAAGAEIINDVTALAGDPEMVPLAV from the coding sequence ATGGGCATCGTCAATGTCACGCCCGACAGCTTTTCTGATGGCGGCAAGTATTTCGATCCCGCGCGCGCGATCGATCAAGCGCTGCGGCTCGCTGCGGAAGGGGCCGCGGTGCTCGATATTGGCGGCGAGAGCACCCGTCCTTACAGCGATCCCGTCAGCGGCGAAGAAGAGCGGCGGCGCGTCATTCCAGTGATCGAAGCGGTTTGCCGGCAGACGAAAACGCCGGTCTCCGTCGACACCTCCAAGGCGCTCGTCGCCCGCGAAGCCCTGGCCGCCGGCGCCGAAATCATTAACGATGTCACCGCCCTGGCGGGCGACCCAGAGATGGTCCCGCTCGCCGTCCA
- the bamD gene encoding outer membrane protein assembly factor BamD produces the protein MNRTRTSHHRAIWRLLALACAQIALAAAGGVEAAEPPAQADSLSGGVPNHVIVKPGEDPEQISSWKREWRKFNYNTQKMMGMEPNETASRERFANGEQHFREKKYKEAAKEFDDAADRWPDSPLEEDSLFMKAESQFFSDNYSAASDTYGRLLKKFQNSRYLERAVARQFVIARYWEELDRKQNSFILTPNVTDKTQPIFDTQGNAIHAYESVHLNDPTGPLADDAVMAIANIHFLEDRHDDADYYYNLLRTQYPQSEHQKLAHLLGLRAKMRKYQGPHYEGTPVEDSAELVQQINAVFHDLPPDERERLRNAERALRLQKAQRDWETAQYYARTKHFGGARFYYQQIVKEYSDTPFGPQAKEKLAQIADRPDNPPQRFQWIVNLFRWDWDGEEE, from the coding sequence GTGAACCGGACAAGGACGTCCCACCATCGCGCGATTTGGAGATTATTGGCGCTGGCCTGCGCGCAGATAGCGCTCGCCGCGGCCGGCGGCGTCGAGGCCGCGGAGCCCCCCGCGCAGGCCGACTCACTCAGCGGTGGCGTCCCCAATCATGTGATTGTCAAGCCGGGCGAAGACCCCGAACAAATCTCGTCGTGGAAGCGGGAGTGGCGAAAGTTTAATTACAACACGCAAAAAATGATGGGCATGGAGCCCAACGAAACCGCATCGCGGGAGCGGTTTGCCAACGGGGAGCAGCATTTTCGCGAAAAGAAGTACAAAGAAGCCGCCAAAGAGTTTGACGACGCCGCCGATCGCTGGCCAGATTCGCCACTGGAAGAAGACTCTCTCTTCATGAAGGCCGAATCGCAATTCTTCTCCGACAACTATTCCGCGGCTTCCGACACTTACGGCCGCCTGCTCAAGAAGTTTCAAAATTCCCGCTACTTAGAGCGAGCCGTCGCGCGACAGTTTGTCATCGCTCGTTACTGGGAAGAACTCGATCGCAAGCAGAATAGCTTCATTTTGACGCCCAACGTCACTGACAAGACGCAGCCCATTTTCGACACCCAAGGCAACGCGATTCACGCCTATGAGAGCGTGCATCTGAACGATCCCACCGGCCCGCTGGCCGATGACGCGGTGATGGCGATCGCCAATATTCACTTTCTCGAAGATCGCCATGACGACGCCGATTACTACTACAACCTCTTGCGCACCCAGTATCCGCAAAGCGAGCACCAAAAGCTGGCTCACCTGCTCGGACTGCGCGCCAAAATGCGCAAGTACCAGGGGCCACACTACGAGGGCACGCCCGTCGAGGATTCGGCCGAGTTGGTCCAGCAGATCAACGCGGTGTTTCACGATCTGCCCCCCGACGAGCGCGAACGCCTGCGCAACGCCGAGCGCGCATTGCGACTGCAAAAAGCGCAGCGCGATTGGGAAACCGCCCAATACTACGCCCGCACCAAGCACTTCGGCGGCGCACGGTTCTACTATCAGCAGATCGTCAAGGAGTATTCCGATACTCCCTTTGGACCACAAGCCAAGGAAAAGCTGGCTCAAATCGCGGATCGCCCAGACAACCCGCCGCAGCGATTTCAATGGATTGTCAACCTCTTCCGCTGGGACTGGGACGGGGAGGAAGAGTGA